In the genome of Thunnus albacares chromosome 8, fThuAlb1.1, whole genome shotgun sequence, the window tcatcaaatttaaaaattggCTCATGTTATCCTGTTCTCCTCCACCCATGTGAGTCATGTGGTAAGAATATCAGAGTCAGAGCCAATCGGAAGCAGAGTAGGGGCGGGTCTTCGCAGACTGCATTATAGTACCACAGCTGTCATTCAGGAGGTTCATATCGGTACTTTACCGAATATACAAGAGTAGAGTAGAGAATATCCCAACACGGTGATGTTTCATGGAGTAATCCCGTCAATCCCTGGATTTTAATAAAGTGTTGGATTATTTGCACAGAAACGTGAGGAAAAACTCTCGGGTAAGGCACGTTTAATTTCACTCTTTCCAATGGGTGATGTTTTCATGTCTCAACTTAACGATGAGCGTTAATATTGAGAGATTTGGTGTATAAAGTACACTCTGCAGTGTATCGTCgctgctctttctctcatgGGAGCCGTGTTAGTCTAGTATATGTATCTCTACTACGGTATTACACTTCCAAAGGATTCGGTTATATTTTTGAAGATATTGTCATCGTGAATGAAATTTTATATTAGAatttattgtattgttaatTGAAATACATGTCAGACTTGATATTAGGAATTTTGTACATGTCAATGCTATGACGTTCGGAAAGAGTTTTGTGGTGAGTCATTATACTTGTTACACAAGATGTATTCAGTCTCAAGTCAACAATCACAAGACATACTAAGGGTGGAACTTGCTAAAGAAAGGGGAAGTCTCGGAGAAAGTAACTAACCGGGCGCACAACTTCACTCATGGTTGAAGAAGCTTTATTCCATAACAGCAAACTGTTAAATACTAGAAACATCGTTGAGTTAGTGTGGAGAACAGTAACACTAATCACTGTGTACCACATAACATCTGTGGTGATTTAGAACACAATTTACCTAAACTTATGTCCGTAAACACAATGTCTCACATGCTGGGAACTCCGTCCACCTACCCCcaacaactacagtattaaatcaaataaaacaactggtaaatgtgtctgaaaagaaaattagtggttaaagaaacaagaaaaagaaaaagtttaaggagagaaagaaacagtttACACCTGGCACTGacatgcgtcttgagtgactgcttgtgatcagatctcacttctCCGCTTTATATGCGAATAAACACGTACataatttctgtttgcaaagaccaaatgtgttgttgtttttaatcggCGGGAGGACCGGgggtccaaagctgtgttcgACTTGTTCAATAACAGGATGAACAAATATCCCGTCTATTGATCTGCTCTAGCGCTGCgtctgaacatatatatatcatcCAGCCTGCAGAGAATGTTGCTTTTGGCTGTGTGATGTTTATTAGGtgacaacagcacacacacacacacacacacacacacacacacacacacacacacacacacacacacacacacacacacacacacacacacacacacacaccacagagcaAATCATAGTctccctctgatttcatcaggtggggaaCAATGATGTAGTTTGATTTGGTTCGTTGTAAGATTTCATGTTACattgtgtttgaatatgtgttGCTATAATTCAGCAGATCATGCTGTAAATTATGTTGGTGGTTTGGTGTTTGAGCACctgcccctctaaaggtctctgTACAGCCCTGTTCATACACAATATAATCAATAGTTGTCCAGGCCCTACTTACCACTGTGGTATGCAAAGGTAAGACTCAGGGAGCACTAGCAAGGaagctaaaacaataatcaacaatcaacaataaTCAGAACCTGATTGATAGGAAGGGATGGGCAAGTGAACAGACAAGGGCTGCGTTCAAGATCAGTTTGGGGGACGTGTTTCCTAGTGCTCCCTACCACACGAAGAACCCTGAAATATTAACTGCACCTTCAGATATTGTAATCAACTTAACCTGCAGCATCTTGTAGCACAGTTAcattactgcacacagacacctgagaaaggcttttaaaaacatgttacttgAACTGAATTCATAGAAGAACAAACTGTAGACTGACTGAGATCTGACTAAAAGTCCTTTGGCCAGTCATGTAGAATAAGGAAGATGAACATGAGCACAGGTtgtgatgcatgaatgaaacctgacttatcttttcacaagtgtgatgactgaactttgacctcatgtgttgatgactcctctcctctgtctcctctcacagggagaagatgatctgcaggatccttctgctcatcagcctgacctcctgtgtctgtggttagtttaaaccttcagtttgacataaagatgaacaacagaataaaccttcagcctcacaaacatattttatgacttccattttaaaatatgtcagtgaaaacattagaACTATTAAAGTTGGTGGATGACAGTTGGGAAGATCCTCTAGCTTCAGTTATTGATTAGATTGTATTAATTATTGGCATCATGCATTACCTTTTTATACTCTTGTATCTTTAAACACTTAgctgtatttctaaatatatataggtGGAGTTTAAGGGCTCAAATGTTAAAGTTCTTAGTTTGTCtggtcctcactttccctctctgtctcctcaacaggaacatttgtaTTGAACGTGACAGAGACCTCCTACCAGGCAGAGGAGaaccacaacatcacactggaatggatgtttacaaccaaaACTGACAGTTCCTCCACCGTACTTATAATTAATTGTGAACTGTTAACTGATGTTAAACCCTTGGTCCTGTATCGTCTATATGAGGGTGTTGAGGTCTCAGAGTTTCAGGATGGACAGTTTGCAGGAcgagttcagtgtgacaaagacgccctcagagaaggacgaatcagacttcatgtgtccagAATCAGGATTGATGACTCGGGTCTGTACGTGTGTAAAGTGAGAACAGATTATGgttggaacagaggaaaaggctgactcaatgtcactggtaagatgattcagtaaaactcagcagaactatgaaatatgttccaacttaatgtgttgtggttatttagttttctttagtgaaatgttgtttcttcacatgaatgacacagatgtgtttggtgTCTTTACAGCAGCGAGGGATTGGCCTGAACCTGAGAGACCAAACACAGCGAGTCGGGAAAGGATTGGCCTCTACTGTGTACtgggactgacagcagcagctatatctgtactggctgtttagtcattcactctctgcctgTTAAACAAGATTTATACTCGGTCCAGTGGTGGATTTCAGAAAACTTACAGTTTAGCAGATGGATCAGAGGAAACAGTTTGATTCAATTTTATACCAAAGACACAGAACACACTAGTTCCCCATTGGCtggcaggtaaccatagcaacaacctTGATGCTTCATGCACTTAaattacaaactgtaaaaactaatAATGATTAAAACACATCCTGCCTTTATTTTCTCCAGTAAGTGGCCATGGTATCAGAGCCATAATGAACCACTGATATACAACAATAACAGACTTGATGGAGGAAACAACGTTCTTGATCTTTACCTTGTTTATCATTTTGATATCAGGACTCCTCGTTAAACTTTGTTAGATCTGAAATGTGCACTTTGTTCACTTTATTGAAATTATGCTGAGAAGCATGTCTACCTCATAAACCACCTCAtctgtgtgatttattttcaaatgaaatataacattaacatttatatcCTGTCTATCATGTGCTTTAAGGTTATAATGACGTATTCGGGTTAAGACTCTTCAGAGCTGCTTGTTCTCATGTGTTATGAACACTGGTGTTAAACTAGtgccacacaggaagtgatgcgtTTGTTTATAATGACCACAACaatcttttcatcatgtttgttgaTTGTCTAACGtcatgaaaactgtaaaactgtgagTTCTGACCTTCTTTCCAGAATTTATATCTTTAACTTCTCAACattgatctttgttgttttattgtaatgtgtaattgaaactgagatttactgttgctgtttttaatcctGTCTGTTACAGTGAGCTCTTATTTACtgtctgttattgattatcagtctttcacatgtatgtttgagagaaaacctttgaactggaaacactggtatTAAGGATAAAGACCAGCAGAGGAAGCTCTTCACTGGAAGTCAGCTCATCTTGTTTAGAGATCCTCACCTGGCTGCAGGTTACAGCTGTGTGCTCATTTACACCTTTAGGCTCATTGAAACATAACAGATGTATCACAGAGATCTGCtactgttatgtgttttatctgtgatatttgcttaaaataacagaaaccagcaatttctctttttaatatCTCAAACTACAACACTGGTGAAAGTGCTTTGTGGATGgactgaaaatgacttcaaatgTGTTCCAAGCTGTAAATGAATAGTGTCAGGCAAAGCAGTTTACTCCTTGTACCACAGATTAAATACTTTTGAATCACAGTGTAGAAGTTAATAGTCCAAATTCACCCATTCATGATTCTCACAatatcttctgttttttttatttgtaaacaaattatatcagactttgtgcACACTAAGTAGCATCCATAAAACATCACTGGTGGTGAATTGTGAAATGTAACcattatagattttttttagtgtttacaGTGGAAAAGTAAGTTTCTTGTTGACAAATCTGCTTGGATACTGACCTGCACAGACACATTGAAAAAAAGAGGatccaaaacattaaaaaacaaacaagaaatgaatgtatttatgttaGATTACTATATAAAGAAATTGTAGACACACATCCTTTTATCAGAAATGCAAGTTTTATATGTGTACAATCATTGACAGTATATAATAAAGTCATTGCAGACAGGAggtgttaattttgtttttaacacaatactgccacctactgtatgttgtcaactatctgtttcatttcagacatttcaggTAAAATCcctgtttcatgtcatttcaaaagcttttttgaataaaatgacattgtGTGATTCAACAAAAGAGTGAAATAAATGCAAGAAATCAGTGCTGTAATTCCCTGTAATGCAAGGgtggaatataaaaaatatctatAACTTTACTGTCTATGTTAATACTTTGACAGGGGAGTGTGTGCAGGCAGGCAGCCGACTGTGGGAGGGTGAAGagggagctgagagacagatgaTGGAGGGGAGTTGGTGTTAGGAGCAGCCATGGGGGACAGTCCTCTGTGGCTGGGGAGGGAGAGAGCCTCCATGTGAGGTTCAGGAGGTGACTGGGGACCTTGCTGTTTGGGtcctggctgttgctgcaggATCTTGCTGTTTTCAGCCAGCAACTGCTCTCTGTCCACCCTGACCAGAGCTCtacaacacacagtcagagcaaTAGAAAGGACTGTGTACATGCAAGTAGAGACTAGAGACATAATTAATGTGTTATATCAGTTTGGGAAAAGTATCTGTGGTGGACCTGTTTGATATTGTTCCATGTTGACCAGTCTACATTTTAGTGTGAAGAAATCATGTGTGTTTAGGGGGAAAATCGTAGGattttgttttgcctctttactgccacctgctgtcaAAAGTGTCAATAGTTCTGTCAAAAAGTGCAGTAATTATAAAGAGGAAACAGCTCCTATTAAACAATAATTTGCTGCATTATAAAGTGACTTTATCAATAAATGTGATACATGTCCTGATCACATTTATGGATTATGCTAGTCAAGGCAGCAATATTTCTCTGAGCAgttatgaatatatttagaaaACAGGATCCAATGACTCCCTGAACGTAAGGAAAACAGGGAAGAGAATAAATAGTAGAAGCTGGTGAGTGTTGGAAACGCATTAgatggttttggactttttacaGGCAATGTTGGACgtaagaaaaaatgaaaattagatgAGTGTTAAGGGAATGAATAGAGAGAACCACTTCCTGAAGGAGTCTGAGTCTATGTAACCCTCTGGTAACTTGGGAACACTCTCTTTATTATATGGTCCCCCCGGATTGCCCCTATCATCCTGTAGATGATaaaaaggtaaacacacactttacctTTATATTTCAACATGACCACATCCGCAGCTtctgtctctcattctctcacttACACTCTCCTCCATTCACCAGCaggaagcaggatttggggtcAGGGAGGCAACTTCAGGTTTGACTTTGGGTTTTCAGTCCTTAAACGCTGGTTCACTTTTTACCGGGtccatcaccatggtaactgacgCTGAACAGCTCAAATGTtccggagcaggttaacttcagaggatcgGATCACAACCGGTCAACACtctgaccactgaccaatcagatgactggaaaaaagagtcatcattcctacaagatctcgacatggacaaaagtcctgagtttacaataaagtgacgagtaaaaaagagcaaatatatatatatctctataggtcagtggaaacattttattgctctagactttctatttccactctggttttaaaacagagcttttaacaaacagagagatcgTTTGCGACACTAttcacataatgatgattttagctgcattttaatagtATAAAGTTTCTTTTATCCCcggagtgacagctgacagtgtggatgattttacactctgattcatcactgcagctcagaataacatgagacaactgtgtgatgataactggaaataaaaacgaaatattgtcttttatcaGAACAACAACCTGATCTAGTGTTAACTGGCTCCTATGAtcataaatgcaacatttcattCAGAAAGACTCATCAGTTATTAACTACTTGTCCACTCTTTACTCTCTCTTTACTGACTCTGATGACGTCGCTCGTGATTAACaaccccgcctctttcacatgaacgcgcTCGCAGCTGGAGAACCCAGAGTTGACTGAGCAGCTTGATAACCGGCTTCGTAGTTCTGGTTTTCTGGACGGTCAATGTTAAGTTCAGTGGAGCCAGGTAACGAAAAGATATCCagggtatgttgaacttgcttcgtagtacaggcctccGGTCAATTCCTGGATTTTAATGAAGGGTTGGATTATTTGCACAGAAACGTGAGTAAAAGACTcgtttaattttacttttttcaatgGTTGATGTATTCATGTCTCGAGCTAATGATGAGCTTTGATATTGAGAGATTTAGTGTATAAAGTACACTCAGCAGTGTgtcattgctgtttttttctctcatgtgaGCCGTGTGTTTTGACTCTACTATGGTTTGAAATTTTTATAGCACTCATCTGGATATTATGGATATCATCAAGGTTATGGAGATATTACATTATACATACTAGCAAATGCAAGGTGAGGCTAATGTTAgtcattatttttgtatatatatgttatatttgttaaataACACGTTAGCGTGGCAGGGGAGGATAATCGCCTGTTTGTCAGTCGGAGTATATCGTGTTTCGACATAAGTGCACAATCAAACCACTCCTGCCGAGTTTTCATTTCGGCCAGACACGGATGCTCAGAGTGAAGGAGTAGTCTGGGGAAAGTAACTAACCGCGCACACAACTTCACTCATGGTGTAAGATGCTTTATTCCATAACAGCAAACTGTTAAATACTAGAAACATCGTAGAGTTAGTGTGGAGAACAGTAACACTAATCACTGTGTACCAGATAACATCTGTGGTGATTTAGAACACAATTTACCTAAACTTATGTCCGTAAACACGATGTCTCACATGCTGGGAACTCCGTCCACCTACCCCcaacaactacagtattaaatcaaataaaacaactggtaaatgtgtctgaaaagaaaattagtggttaaagaaacaagaaaaagaaaaagtttaaggagaaagagaaacagtttacGCCTGGCATTGacatgcgtcttgagtgactgcctgtgatcagatctcacttctccgctctatatgcaaataaacacgtacataatttctgtttgcaaagaccaaatgtgttgttgttttttgcgtctgaacatatatatatcGTCCAGCCTGCAGAGAATGTTGCCTTTGGCTGTTTCATGTTTATTACgtgacaacaacacacacacacacacacacacacacacacacacacacacacacacacacacacacacactttttaagTGTAAGAGACATAAAAATATGAGACAATTTTAGACTTAAGTGggatttactttatatttagtgAGAAATACTGTTCAGGTGTTCAATAAATGTCCACCCTGATGGTCTGAGGCTGGTAAATGGGATGTCAGGCTACACTGAGGAGAGCTTAGAGGTGTTGCTGTATACTCACCATGCAGTCACAGCATCTTGACCATTtgtgatttcatcaggtggggaaCATGATGTAGTTTGAtttggtttgttgtaagatttcATGTTACATTCTATTTGAATATGTGTTGCTATAATTCAGCAGATCATGCTGTAAATTATGGTGGTGGTTTGGTGTTTGAGCACctgcccctctaaaggtctctgTACAGCCCTGTTCATACACAATATAATCAATAGTTGTCCAGGCCCTACTTACCACTGTGGTATGCAAAGGTAAGACTCAGGGAGCACTAGCAAGGaagctaaaacaataatcaacaatcaacaataaTCAGAACCTGATTGATAGGAAGGGATGGGCAAGTGAACAGACAAGGGCTGTGTTCAAGATCAGTTTGGGGGAAGTGTTTCCTAGTGCTCCCTACCACACGAAGAACCCTGAAATATTAACTGCACCTTCAGATATTGTAATCAACTTAACCTGCAGCATCTTGTAGCACAGTTAcattactgcacacagacacctgagaaaggcttttaaaaacatgttacttgAACTGAATTCATAGAAGAACAAACTGTAGACTGACTGAGATCTGACTAAAAGTACTTTGGTCAGTCATGTATAATAAGGAAGATGAACATGAGCACATGTTGTGATGCATGAATGAAGCCTGACTTATCttttcacaagtgtgatgactgaactttgacctcatgtgttgatgactcctctcctctgtctcctctcacagggagaagatgatctgcaggatccttctgctcatcagcctgacctcctgtgtctgtggttagtttaaaccttcagtttgacataaagatgaacaacagaataaacgTTTAAGGGCTCAAATGTTAAAGTTCTTAGTTTGTCtggtcctcactttccctctctgtctcctcaacaggaacatttgtaTTGAACGTGACAGAGACCTCCTACCAGGCAGAGGAGaaccacaacatcacactggaatggatgtttacaaccaaaACTGACAGTTCCTCCACCGTACTTATAATTATTTGTCAACTGTTAACTGATGTTAAATGCTTGGTCCTGTATCATCTATCTGAGGGTGTTGAGGTCTCAGAGTCTCAGGATGGACAGTTTGCAGGAcgagttcagtgtgacaaagacgccctcagagaaggacgaatcagacttcatgtgtccagACTCAGGATTGATGACTCAGGTCTGTACCAGTGTGAAGTGAGAACAAATTATGGTTGGAACATAGGAAAAGGCCGACTCAAtgtcactggtaagatgattcagtaaaactcagcagaactatgaaatatgttccaacttaatgtgttgtggttatttagttttctttagtgaaatgttgtttcttcacatgaatgacacagatgtgtttggtgTCTTTACAGCAGCGAGGGATTGGCCTGAACCTGAGAGACCAAACACAGCGAGTCGGGAAAGGATCGGCCTCTACTGTGTACtgggactgacagcagcagctatatctgtactggctgtttattcattcactctctgcctgTTAAACAAGATTTATACTCGGTCCAGTGGTGGATTTCAGAAAACTTATAGTTTAGCAGATGGATCAGAGGAAACAGTTTGATTTGCTTTTATACCAAAGAAACAGAACATACTAGTTTCCCATTGGCTgtcaggtaaccatagcaacaacattGATGCTTCATGCACTTAaattacaaactgtaaaaactaataatggaaaaaacacattctgcctttattttatgcttttctgtGAGTGTTGGGACATGCTGGACACTTACACATCGATTATGTATGTATAAAGAGAATGAACATAAAGGTAATTATTTAAGTTGTGTATGATGGACACCAGGGTGTCTAGTTGGACTATTCATGTTAAACATTAAGTCATGTTAAGAGATGTAATGTTGATGGTATGATGTCAACATGActgtcaacagatcattttcactgtctatttttGATGAGAAAAGCCTCACACGGGAAAAAATAGGCAACACACCAAATCTCTAGATGATGCACAGCTGCAGCTACGCCTGAGCTGCGTGGCTCAGGTGCTACCAGGTGTGCTCCTGTCAGTTCCCCTGACCACTGGTGCTGGCAAAACAACTGGAGTTGGTTCCTGGACGTGGCACTgcggctgcccactgctcctagtgtagaggatgggtcaaatgcaaaGGTCACATCACACAACCATCTGACAGTCATCCTTAGTGAGGACTTATTGTGCTAATTAGGAGTTCCAAGCTCTTGTCAAATAATATTTCTCATCTATTTAGGGTGTAAAGTTTccaaaatctaatttaacaaTGCATTGCCTTTCCTCATGTACAGTTTATAATGTgtacatattgtaaataaatccCTATTTTTATGATAGAAAGTTTGACTCTTTTGTGTGTCCATTCTGATAGGTAATCCAACCCAGTGAACAATGAGTTGTGATGTTCAAACCTCAAACAAGTCTGAAATGAACCAAACACTCTACAAACTTGTGTTCTCTACTAGCACCTCTGTATGTTTTAACCAAGTTACAACTAATCACATATAATTTTTTGCATGTTGTTACTCTTAGTATGTTTTACTGTTATGTATTTGTACATGTTctattgtgtatatatttcatatacttAATTACAACACAGAATCTGTAGTAAGAGTTCATGTGAGGCACTGCTCTGAACCAGACTGTCTGAATCTTTATTGGCAAGAAAGGGccacaacattttgttttatgatcttcacacaaaacagaaacacacaaatagatgttacaagaaaagaaaatacattgtaaaaaataaatacatctatAGAGAGAAAGAATATGAGgtgagcaaaaataaaaaccagtTTATTTCCAAAATTGCCTGAAACATCTTTTCAATTCGTGGGGTCAATAAAACAGACCATTGAGGAGTTCAATTAGATTTTTgagaaatcaaagaaaaatcctaaaaaaaagTGCTTCAATACTGATAAAgagaatttaatttttttaagttGGAAACAACTTAAAACTACAGTGGATTCCTCAATTTGTACATCTTCATTTCTTATTGTAATATGTGGCAATACATATTAATACACaagtaacattttttatttgaaaaaataatctgcaagATCGTAAGTCAGATCACACTGAAGCATAAATTCTGAGCAAAtatcacagataaaacacataacagcaGCAGATCTCTGTGATACATCTGTTATGTTTCAATGAGACTAAAGGTGTAAATGAGCACACAGCTGTAACCTGCAGCCAGGTCAATtccttttaatattttttttaacttttaattttactttttccaaTGGATGATATTTTCATGTCTCAACCCAACGATGAACATTAATATTGAGAGATTTGGTGTATAAAGTACACTCTGCAGTGTATCATCgctgctctttctctcatgGTAGCCGTGTTTGTCGACATTGTGCTTCTTTATAACTGTATTAAGCTTCAACAATGTTCATTTATATCATGCAAAAGTACTCGTTATTGGGAATGGAACAGGTTGGTAGTCTTCAAAGCGAAAAGTGTGTTTAGTAGTAGTTCTGGTAATCACATGTTTGCTGAAATGAGGGGCGGGATAGTGGATCCAACCTCATCAGTTTGCATTAAAACTAAACTAGATTTCGTGTGAGTGAGTGTTAGTAGGCTATGTAAGAGTAGAGTGTAcaagaaaaactgcaaatctGTAGGAGATTTAGCTTTGTATGACATTTTGATGATAAAGCGATTCTGTAATATTAACCAAACGAAAGGTTAACAGCGATCACaaaccataaacacacacaagacataCTAATATTTCTAGGCAGGTATTCACACTATAAACACGATAATCCGTCTTTTCAATATCTGTCAGTTTACCGAGTACAGGAACTCGTGGACATATTTTCTAAATTTACGACAATTTTGGGTGCAACCGGCATACGACATTTTACATGCAAGTTATTAATAAAGTGCTAAAGTGTGCTAAGTGTTAAATACGCgctgtttgatgtttgtgtgtgtgtgatcataaGTAAGGGAACTTTGTATCGCTATTTCTTTCATGCGGTTTGGTTCGATAGTGCGTCAAACCCACGTGCGTTGGATTAAAGCCGTTTTACATCATCATAACATTtactaaacacacaaaaaaacaatctcagCTTTGTCATTAAATCCCATACCATACCCACCTAAAATGATAAGCGGAGAAAGGTATATTTTCATCTTGCTGAGTTGTTATTATTGTTCTGTTAGGTTTGCAGCAGGAGTTCCCCTCTCCGCCTTCTTCCGTATGAGTGAGAGGCGGGACTGGAGAGTGACAATGATCTTTATTCCGTTTCGACAGTAGTGAAACTAATTTCCTTGTGACTGGCTGTGACTATATAAGAGTAAACTGCATTTCTGTCGGAAgactctgtctgtgtttctctcacAGCTCATCAACCTTCTTCGTGAACTTCTGCAGCTGTTTACATCATCATGTCTCCGGATTTTCCGCACTTTGCTCTGCTGTTGTCACACTGTAAgtagtttttaatttacttttttaaacgTGAAACATGTATTTTACTAAATTGATTGAAATGATAGTTATTGTAGGGCCTATCTGataattttgaaataaacaa includes:
- the LOC122987423 gene encoding uncharacterized protein LOC122987423 isoform X2; amino-acid sequence: MKGWIICTETEKMICRILLLISLTSCVCGTFVLNVTETSYQAEENHNITLEWMFTTKTDSSSTVLIIICQLLTDVKCLVLYHLSEGVEVSESQDGQFAGRVQCDKDALREGRIRLHVSRLRIDDSGLYQCEVRTNYGWNIGKGRLNVTAARDWPEPETPNTASRERIGLYCVLGLTAAAISVLAVYSFTLCLLNKIYTRSSGGFQKTYSSADGSEETV
- the LOC122987423 gene encoding uncharacterized protein LOC122987423 isoform X1 — translated: MKGWIICTETEKMICRILLLISLTSCVCGTFVLNVTETSYQAEENHNITLEWMFTTKTDSSSTVLIIICQLLTDVKCLVLYHLSEGVEVSESQDGQFAGRVQCDKDALREGRIRLHVSRLRIDDSGLYQCEVRTNYGWNIGKGRLNVTAARDWPEPERPNTASRERIGLYCVLGLTAAAISVLAVYSFTLCLLNKIYTRSSGGFQKTYSLADGSEETV